From Ruminococcus sp. HUN007, a single genomic window includes:
- a CDS encoding CotH kinase family protein: MKNYNRQTAVITGLAVLLAGTAIMFSSCAGQTVENSAVSETNQGSEKAEEQTEKLQIETADIKEPFEAEEMNFSVKSGSYDSPFYLEITAPEGITVYYTLDGSEPDTESIKYTEPVLITDRSDEPAVMSRHTDIVPPMDKDFYAEPDVQKEKATVLRAMAVDKNGIQTGIVTNTYFIGNAIGAEKYKGLKIISLVTAEGNLFDHEKGIYVMGKTYDDWKKSSDYDRDTFEWDIPANYRQKGRDWERPVSIQFFEDGKLVCSEDAGIRIHGGASRSYPQKSFNVYFRKDYGSSKLEYDLFSGSVKTKSGGETVNKFDSFMLRNGGNDAEYLRFRDSLIQSLVSHRDFLTQGMEPCIVYINGEFWGQYEITEKMDNSYISTHYGVPKNEVCMIKKDMLEEGSEETFAEFEELKAWVGKTDFSDQSAYEELCRRVDMKSYMEYISTEIYIDNSDWGSANSALWKAEKTDESNPYADGKWRFILFDTEYSTSIYPDQTYASKNSFKTLLESKGFIGRLFDSALKNDTFRKEFEKTFMDIAENDFSDERVNAAVEKYENEYRDIAADTIYRFWGCQSGMLPYYHYAADNQSPGDVRSNYDEAMEMLKRFFSRRRGQITKHLQKYVN; the protein is encoded by the coding sequence ATGAAAAATTATAACAGACAAACTGCGGTCATAACCGGCCTTGCTGTGTTGCTGGCTGGTACAGCTATTATGTTTTCCTCATGTGCAGGACAGACTGTGGAAAACAGCGCTGTTTCCGAAACAAATCAGGGATCAGAGAAAGCTGAAGAACAGACAGAAAAGCTTCAGATCGAAACTGCTGATATTAAAGAACCGTTTGAAGCGGAGGAAATGAATTTTTCGGTAAAAAGCGGGTCGTATGATTCTCCGTTTTATCTTGAAATTACGGCTCCCGAAGGAATCACTGTATATTACACGCTTGACGGAAGTGAACCGGATACAGAAAGCATTAAGTATACTGAACCTGTTCTCATCACTGACAGATCAGATGAGCCTGCTGTTATGAGCAGACACACTGATATAGTTCCGCCGATGGATAAGGATTTTTACGCGGAACCTGATGTACAGAAGGAAAAAGCTACAGTATTAAGAGCGATGGCAGTAGATAAAAACGGAATACAGACAGGGATAGTTACTAATACATATTTTATCGGAAATGCGATCGGAGCTGAAAAGTATAAGGGACTTAAAATTATCTCACTCGTTACTGCTGAAGGTAATCTTTTTGATCATGAAAAGGGTATCTATGTTATGGGAAAGACCTATGACGACTGGAAAAAGAGCTCTGATTATGACCGTGATACATTTGAATGGGACATTCCGGCTAACTACAGGCAAAAAGGCAGAGACTGGGAACGTCCGGTTTCCATACAGTTTTTTGAAGACGGAAAGCTTGTGTGTTCTGAAGATGCGGGGATAAGGATACATGGAGGTGCTTCCAGATCATATCCGCAGAAAAGCTTCAATGTCTATTTCAGAAAGGACTACGGATCTTCAAAACTGGAATATGATCTGTTTTCAGGCAGTGTTAAGACTAAGTCCGGCGGTGAAACGGTAAATAAGTTTGATTCATTTATGCTTCGAAACGGAGGAAATGATGCAGAATATCTACGTTTCCGTGACAGTCTTATTCAGTCACTTGTAAGTCACCGTGATTTTCTTACCCAGGGAATGGAGCCTTGCATTGTTTATATAAACGGTGAGTTCTGGGGACAGTATGAAATAACTGAAAAGATGGATAATTCATATATAAGCACTCATTACGGTGTACCGAAAAATGAAGTGTGTATGATAAAAAAAGACATGCTTGAAGAGGGTTCGGAAGAAACATTTGCAGAATTTGAAGAACTTAAAGCCTGGGTCGGGAAGACAGATTTTTCTGATCAGAGTGCATACGAAGAACTTTGCAGACGTGTTGATATGAAGAGTTATATGGAATATATAAGTACTGAGATCTACATTGACAATTCCGACTGGGGCAGTGCAAATTCGGCATTGTGGAAGGCTGAAAAGACTGATGAAAGCAATCCTTACGCAGACGGAAAATGGCGTTTTATTCTGTTTGATACTGAGTACAGCACATCTATTTATCCGGATCAGACATATGCATCGAAAAACAGCTTTAAAACTCTTTTGGAGAGTAAGGGCTTTATAGGAAGGCTTTTCGATTCGGCGTTGAAAAACGATACCTTCAGAAAGGAATTTGAAAAGACTTTCATGGATATTGCAGAAAATGATTTTTCCGATGAACGTGTTAATGCTGCAGTTGAAAAGTATGAAAATGAATACCGTGATATTGCCGCAGATACAATATACAGGTTCTGGGGCTGTCAGTCCGGCATGCTGCCATATTACCACTATGCTGCGGATAATCAATCCCCGGGAGATGTCAGATCCAATTATGATGAGGCAATGGAAATGTTAAAGAGATTCTTTTCACGCCGCCGCGGACAGATAACAAAGCATCTTCAGAAATACGTGAACTGA
- a CDS encoding aromatic acid exporter family protein — MPKISKSAVFNAAKISAGCAAAIVISTLLGVKYSATAGLITVLSIQNTKKETAEIALKRLISFITAIITSFISFRFLGYTTTAFAVYLFVFILICGLLRAQSAIVPVSVLIAHILSEKHFDLQIVINEFLLLFIGAGTGFLLNLYLHRDTKKMAEYRTAVDDEIKAIIGRMADRVLVSDKSDYTGDCFRRLDGYMKSARDLAVLNRQNSLINNDNYDLLYLDMRQKQCTILYEMYKSVKEMDSTPEQAHILSELLKKIKDEYHEYNNVSRLLEETNKVITEMKNQKMPESRKEFENRASLYNLMIRTREFLTIKKMFMENNK; from the coding sequence ATCGTTATTTCAACACTACTGGGAGTAAAGTACAGTGCGACAGCGGGACTTATTACGGTTCTCAGTATTCAGAATACTAAAAAGGAAACTGCTGAGATTGCGCTGAAACGGCTTATTTCATTTATCACAGCAATAATAACATCATTTATCAGTTTTCGTTTTCTCGGATATACCACTACGGCATTTGCAGTCTATCTTTTTGTATTCATACTGATATGCGGACTGTTACGCGCACAGAGTGCCATTGTCCCCGTATCAGTGCTTATCGCCCATATCCTTTCAGAAAAACATTTTGACCTGCAGATAGTTATAAACGAATTTCTGCTGCTTTTCATCGGTGCCGGAACCGGATTCCTGCTTAACCTCTATCTGCACAGAGACACCAAAAAGATGGCCGAGTACAGAACAGCCGTTGACGATGAGATCAAAGCCATAATAGGCCGTATGGCTGACCGTGTACTTGTAAGCGACAAATCCGACTACACCGGAGACTGCTTCAGGCGCCTTGACGGATATATGAAATCAGCCCGTGATCTCGCAGTCCTAAACCGGCAGAATTCACTCATAAACAACGATAATTATGATCTTCTTTATCTTGATATGAGGCAAAAGCAGTGCACCATTCTTTATGAAATGTACAAATCAGTCAAGGAAATGGATTCCACTCCAGAACAGGCGCACATCCTGTCAGAACTGCTGAAAAAGATAAAGGACGAGTACCACGAATACAATAACGTAAGCAGACTTCTCGAAGAAACCAATAAAGTAATAACTGAAATGAAAAATCAGAAAATGCCTGAATCACGTAAAGAATTCGAGAACCGCGCCTCACTTTACAACTTAATGATCCGTACACGCGAATTTCTCACCATCAAGAAAATGTTTATGGAAAACAATAAATAA